In a single window of the Phycisphaerae bacterium genome:
- a CDS encoding DUF5009 domain-containing protein translates to MEPNTPVSASGRLMSIDALRGFDMFWIIGGERMVRGLDAGLKSPWFSDHVTRQMGHVPWEGFQFMDLIMPLFLFISGVAMPFSFAKRLGSGHDQRGLYAHVAKRFAILFVLGMVAQGNLLAYDLSKLHIFCNTLQAIAAGYLIAALCLINLRLVGQIAVAVGLLLGFWALMAWVPVPGHGAGKLTPDGNLAIWLDHRILGAFQDRTTYSWILSSMTFGCTVLLGAFAGQLLRSSLRSWLKAMVLLIAGGACFLVGLGWNPWFPIIKHLWTSSFVLYSGGMSLALMGLFYLLIDVWGLRRWAFVFMVIGMNAIAVYMANMLFDFRRIADIFVGGLGKWTGSWQDLIRAAGGFAVVWLILLYMYRKKTFVKV, encoded by the coding sequence ATGGAGCCAAACACTCCGGTATCCGCGAGCGGCCGGCTGATGTCCATCGACGCCCTGCGGGGCTTCGATATGTTCTGGATCATCGGTGGCGAACGGATGGTCCGCGGGCTGGACGCCGGCCTGAAAAGTCCGTGGTTCAGCGATCATGTCACCCGGCAGATGGGCCATGTACCCTGGGAAGGGTTCCAGTTCATGGACCTGATCATGCCGCTGTTCCTGTTCATATCCGGCGTGGCCATGCCGTTCTCGTTTGCCAAGCGGCTGGGTTCCGGACACGATCAGCGCGGGCTCTATGCCCACGTCGCGAAGCGGTTCGCCATTCTGTTCGTCCTGGGCATGGTCGCCCAGGGCAACCTGCTGGCCTACGACCTGTCAAAGCTGCACATCTTCTGCAATACGCTGCAGGCCATCGCCGCGGGCTATCTGATCGCCGCACTCTGCCTGATAAACCTCCGACTCGTCGGGCAGATCGCGGTTGCAGTCGGCCTGTTGCTGGGCTTCTGGGCGTTGATGGCCTGGGTGCCGGTCCCCGGGCATGGGGCCGGGAAGCTGACTCCCGACGGCAATCTGGCGATCTGGCTGGATCATCGGATCCTCGGTGCCTTCCAGGACCGCACAACCTACTCCTGGATTCTGAGCAGCATGACCTTCGGATGCACGGTTCTGCTGGGGGCGTTCGCCGGACAGCTGCTGCGGTCCAGCCTGCGGTCATGGCTCAAGGCCATGGTCCTGTTGATCGCTGGCGGCGCGTGCTTCCTTGTCGGCCTGGGCTGGAACCCGTGGTTCCCGATCATCAAGCACCTCTGGACCAGCTCGTTCGTGCTCTACTCGGGCGGTATGAGCCTGGCCCTGATGGGGCTGTTCTACCTGCTCATCGACGTTTGGGGCCTGCGGCGGTGGGCATTCGTGTTCATGGTGATCGGCATGAACGCCATCGCCGTGTACATGGCCAACATGCTGTTCGATTTCCGCCGCATCGCGGATATCTTCGTGGGCGGCCTCGGCAAGTGGACCGGCTCATGGCAGGACCTGATACGGGCCGCGGGTGGTTTCGCCGTGGTCTGGCTGATCCTCCTCTACATGTACCGGAAGAAAACGTTCGTCAAAGTGTAG
- a CDS encoding peptidase C45, with translation MKAIFFLVRFSLLLVVCVSSFARSPATQPARELVATEGKGYLEKVDDYLVLHLKGTPEEMGYQHGVLLKDHVRENMAFLLDQAQDEEFEVGGFKLTRPMIAAFLNTLFVDKVPERFVKEMNALARGADLPGAKVIAANLIPELFHCSGFALLKEATATGKLYHGRVLDYGVDWRLQEHAVLIIQEPDGRIPFVNVSYAGFIGSVTGMNAEQIGIGEMGGRGEGKWQGIPMSFLVRMVLEQARTLDQAIGVFQDNPRTCEYYYVISDARADSAVGMRAVPEKVELIRPGAQHPLLPSPVKNTVLMSAGDRYKALSELVAAGYGMFTEQKAVRLMDAPVAMRENLHDVLMVPADGVLYVANAAKDQSPAWKQKYYRFNWLELMKKRPG, from the coding sequence ATGAAAGCTATCTTCTTCCTGGTACGCTTCTCGCTGCTACTGGTGGTCTGCGTTTCATCCTTCGCCCGGTCGCCGGCGACGCAGCCCGCCCGCGAGCTGGTGGCCACCGAGGGCAAGGGCTACCTGGAGAAGGTGGACGACTACCTGGTCCTGCACCTCAAGGGCACGCCGGAGGAAATGGGTTACCAACACGGCGTGCTGCTCAAGGATCACGTCCGCGAGAACATGGCCTTTCTGCTCGACCAGGCCCAGGATGAGGAATTTGAGGTCGGGGGCTTCAAGCTGACCCGGCCGATGATCGCCGCGTTTCTGAATACCCTGTTCGTCGACAAGGTCCCCGAGCGATTCGTCAAGGAAATGAACGCGCTGGCCAGGGGCGCGGATCTGCCCGGCGCCAAAGTCATTGCCGCCAACCTGATCCCGGAGCTGTTCCATTGCAGTGGCTTCGCCCTGCTGAAGGAGGCGACGGCCACGGGCAAGCTGTATCACGGGAGAGTGCTCGACTATGGCGTGGATTGGAGGCTCCAGGAGCACGCGGTCCTGATCATCCAGGAGCCCGATGGTCGGATCCCCTTCGTCAACGTCTCGTATGCCGGCTTCATCGGCTCAGTCACCGGCATGAACGCCGAGCAGATCGGTATCGGGGAGATGGGCGGGCGAGGCGAGGGCAAGTGGCAGGGCATCCCCATGTCCTTCCTGGTCCGCATGGTGCTCGAGCAGGCCAGGACGCTCGACCAGGCGATCGGCGTGTTCCAGGACAATCCCCGCACCTGCGAGTACTACTACGTGATTTCCGATGCCCGGGCGGACTCCGCGGTCGGCATGAGGGCCGTCCCCGAGAAGGTCGAGCTCATTCGCCCCGGCGCCCAACACCCGCTGCTGCCCAGCCCAGTCAAGAACACCGTCCTCATGTCCGCGGGTGACCGATACAAGGCCCTCAGCGAACTGGTGGCCGCCGGCTACGGCATGTTCACCGAGCAGAAGGCCGTGCGGCTGATGGACGCGCCGGTGGCCATGAGAGAGAATCTGCACGACGTCCTGATGGTCCCGGCCGACGGCGTGCTCTACGTCGCCAACGCCGCCAAGGATCAGAGCCCGGCCTGGAAGCAGAAGTACTACCGCTTCAACTGGCTGGAGCTGATGAAGAAACGGCCGGGATAG